Part of the Cryptosporangium arvum DSM 44712 genome, AATTCGTTTTCGTATTTCTTACTTGGAGTGCAATGACTACCGCTAACCCCACCGGTTCCTACGCGGCCGACACCGCTGTCGACCGGACCCCGCACACGCGGCGTCTGAGTACCGAGACGAAGGCCTCGTTCAAGACCAGCGAACTCGTCGCCTATGTGGTCGCCGTCCTCGGCGTGCTGATCGCTTCGCAGGTCGTCGGCAGCGACGACGGGCACAGCGACTCCTTCCGCGCCGACCGCGCCTGGCTGTTCATCGTCATCCTGACCGTCGGTTACATGGTCAGCCGCGGGCTGGCCAAGTCCGGCAGTCGCGACCCCTACGACGCCAAGTAATTCCGGCGTCCTCCCGGAACTCGGCCCGACGGTTTTCACCGTCGAGCCGAGTGCATGGTCAGGTCCGTTCGAGCAGGCCGGTGCGCAGATCGGCGATCGTCCGGGTCAGCAGACGGGAAACGTGCATCTGCGATACGCCGATTTCCTCGGCTATCTGCGTCTGGGTCATGTCGTCGACGAATCGCAAGCCAAGAATTCGTCGCTCGCGGTCCGGCAACTGCGCCATCAGCGGTATCAACGACTGATGATTGTCGACGACGGCGAACCCGTACTCCTCGACGCCGATCATTTCTCCGACGGACACGCTGTCGGGGTCGGTTCCGACGGGCCGGTCGAGCGACGCGGCCACATAGGAGTTGCCCGCCGCCATGCCGTCGACGACGTCCTGCCTGGAGACGCGCAGGTACCCGGCAAGATCGCCCGAGGTCGGGAAACGGCTGTTGCGCTGGGAGAGTTCGACGGTCGCGGCGTTGATCGCCATCGACATCTCCTGCAGGCGGCGCGGCACCCGGACCGACCACCCCTGGTCCCGGAAGTGGCGCCGGATCTCGCCCGTGACCGTCGGAACCGCGAACCAGAGAAATTCCGTTCCGCGGGCCGGGTCGAACCGATCGAGGGCCTTCACCAACCCCAGCGACGCCACCTGCAGGAGATCGTCGGACTCCGCGCCACGCCGATCGAATCGGCGTGCGATGTGACGGGCCAACGGCAGATGGATCACGATCAGGCGTTCCCGAACGAGCAGCCGTTCCGCCGAGCCGTGCGGAAGCGCGGCACAGTGAAGGAACAGCGGCTCGACGCTGGAGTAGGTTCCGTAGTCGTAGCGGTCGATCGGCTCGATCGGCGCCCTCCGGCGCGCGATGTCAGCGTCCAGGCTCATGGGTGACTCCTCGGCGCAGCCACACCTCACCCGGCAGACCGGCGGCGTGACACGAAGACAGGACACGGCCGCGGGGTCTGGACGACCACTACCGGTAACTCCCGGCGGAGACAACTACACCTGCCGTACCCGCACCACCGGTGCGACAACCATCCCGCCCGACGACGATCGTGACCGCTGTTCAGGTGGAGAGAAGGACCGAGCGGGGCACCGACCGCCGCAGGGCGCCGGTTCGGAGGACGAGGTCGGCACTGGGCGAGGATCGCCAGACGACCAGTTCGCCGTCGGCGGGCATCGCGTGGGAGAGGCGGCCGAAGAAGTTCAGCAGGGCCGAGCCGGCGAACGTCACCCCCGCGAGGTCGATCAGGACACCCGGCGGTGTATCGGCGGCCAACCAGTCGACGGCCTCGGACAGCAGGCCCGCTACGGCCGTGTCGACCTCACCGACCAGACTCACCCGTGCTCGACGGGTCCGGCCGGGAGGACGCCATGCGGAGACCGTGAGGCCCGCATCGGATCCCTGAAAATTGTTGCCGCGCGCGAGCATCGCTTCGCCTCCGACCAGAACGAAGAATGCCGGGGGCTGGGGCAGCGGACATCAGAGGGCCCGCGCATCTCATGCTACGGCCGATGATGCCGGGCAACCAGTAGACGAGGGCGGCGAGTACTCTCGAATTAGGACCGGTGCCTTCGGCCCTCGCTGCCCCGGCCCTCGGTGGTCGACTCGAGACACCGAGAGGACGCATCGTGCCCGACCAGAATGGTCCATTTCCGAGTTCCTGTCCTGCGCTTCCGTGTGAAAAGCGTGGTTGAGCGGGAAAGCGCAATCAGAAGACTCATCGATGCTCAACCCCCGGTCGCCGGGGCGAGAGGAACCCTGCTGCGCATCTGCCGGGCCGCCACGGGCGTGCTCGCGGCATCGGGAGCCGGGGTGAGCGTGTTCACCCCGGGGGACGTCCGCGGCGTGTGCGCTGCCTCCGACCCACGGAGCGAACGCCTCGAGGAGCTGCAGTTCGTGTTGGGGGAAGGCCCGTGCATCGACGCGTTCGAGAGCCGCCGCCCGGTCCTCGTCACCGACCTCGTCGCGTACGCGGAGGCGCGCTGGCCGATGTACACGCCCGCCGTGTACGAGCGCGGTGTGCGGGCCGTCTTCGCGTTTCCCCTCCAGATCGGCGGGGCACGACTCGGCGTCCTGGACGTCTTCCGTGATCAGGAAGGCGCCCTCTCCGCCGAGCAGCTCACCGACGCGTTGACGTTCGCCGACGTGGCGGTCGCGATGCTCCTCGACGAGCACGACGACTCCAACGGTGGTGTCGGTCAGGGCGTCATCGATGCGGTCGATTCCCGGGCGGAGCTCTTCCAGGCCCAAGGGATGGTGATGGTGCAGATCGGCGGCACGATCAACGAAGCCATGGTCCGCCTGCGGGCATACGCCTACGCCGAGAACCGCGCGCTGAGTGAGATCGCCCGTGACGTCGTCGCCGGGCGGCTGAGTTTCGACCAGGACGAGTCATGACCCATGAAATTCCACCCCCAGAAGCCGGGAGGCAGACATGACGACCGTTTCCGCCGAGCGGTTGGCGTCGGTTTTCGTCGAGGTCGCCGACACCCTGGTCGAACAATTCGACCTGCTCGAATTCCTGCACATGCTCACCGACCGCACCGCCGACCTCGTCAGCGCGGCCGCGGTCGGAATCGTCCTGGCCGACAAAGACGGCCGGCTGGAATTCATGGCTGGCTCCGACGAGAACGTCAAACTCCTCGAACTCTTCCAGCTGCAGACCCAGGAAGGCCCCTGCCAGGAGGCCTACCGCCTGGGAAAACCAGTGGTCAACGTCGACCTGAGCCAGGCGACCCCCCGATGGCCGCGGTTCGCACCCCAGGCCGCCGCCCTCGGATTCCGGTCCGTCCACGCCTTCCCGCTACGGCTACGTAACCACACCATCGGAGCGCTGAACGTCTTCGGCGGCGCCCTCGGCGGCCACTTCGACGCCAACGATGTCCCGGTCGTACAAGCACTCGCCGACGTCGCCGCCATCTCACTGCTGCAAGAGCGAGCGATCCACCGCGGCGAAGTGCTCACCGAACAACTCCAGGGCGCACTCAACACACGCATCGTCATCGAACAAGCCAAAGGCGCGATCGCCCAGATCCACCAGATCAGCGTCGACGAAGCGTTCATCCGGCTCCGCGCCTACGCCCGCAACAACAGCAAACGCCTCACCGACGTCGCCCACGCGGTGATCGCCGACCCCAGCAGCGTGCCCGGCCTGATCTGAGCAGACGGCGGACCGGCCCGGGGTTTACGGAGCTCGGCGGGGGGCAGACGAGGGAGCCGCACCAGCTCGTGCTGCGGCTCCATCACAATTGAAAACACCGGAGAGTCATGCCCACCTCGTTGCAATCCCTGGCTGACAGCGGGCAGAGTCCCTGGGTCGACTACCTGTCGCGTGTTTTCGTCCACGATGGTGACCTCGCCGGCCTGGTCGCCGACGGCGTCGCGGGTGTGACGTCGAACCCCACCATCTTCCAGGCCGCGATCGCCGACGGCGACGCCTACGACCAGCAGATGCGTGAGGTCCTGAGGTCCGAGGTCGACCCGAAGCAGGTTTTCCTCGCCCTCGCGATTCAGGACATCCGCGCCGCCTGTGACCTTCTCCGGCCGGTCTACGACCGGGGCGACTCCTCCCGGGACGGCTGGGTGTCGTTCGAAGTCGACCCGCACCTGGCCCACGAAGCCCAGGCCACCGTCGACGAGGCCGTCTCCCTGCATCGGCGCATCGACCGACCGAACTTGTTCATCAAGGTCCCGGGCACCGAAGCCGGTCTCGTCGCGGTCGAGGAGACGATCGCCCGCGGCATCCCGGTCAACGTCACGCTGCTGTTCTCCCTGGAGCGTCACCGCGCGGCGGCCCAGGCCTACCTGCGCGGCCTGCGGCGCCTCCGCGACACCGGCGGTGACCTGCGGTCGGTGGCATCCGTCGCCTCGTTCTTCGTCTCGCGCGTCGACGCCGAAGCCGATCGTCGGCTCGAGGAGAAGGGTGGCCCGGCCGAGCTGAAGGGCACGCTGGGGATCGCCAACGCCAAGCTGGCCTACGAGGCCTACGAGGAGATCTTCACCGGCGACGAATGGGCCGGGCTGGTCGCGATCGGCGCCTCACCGCAGCGTTGCCTGTGGGCCTCGACGTCGATGAAGAACCCGGACCGCCGCGACGTGACCTACGTCGAGCAGCTGATCGGGCCGAACACGGTCACGACGATGCCCCGCCCGACGCTCGAGGCGTTCGTCGACCACGGGTTGGTCGCCGGCACGCTGACCACCGACGTCGAGGGCGCCCGCCGCACGTTCGCGCGGTTCGCCGCGGCCGGAGTCGACTACGACGACGTCGTCGCCGAGCTCGAACGCCAGGGCGTCGCCGCGTTCGTCGACTCCTTCCAGCAGCTCTTCGACGGCATCGCCGACAAGCGTTCCGCGCTCGTCGGAACCTGATCGACACCACCGACGGATCGGGACATCCCATGACGCAGGACCTCTCCCTCGACCGGCGGGCGGCGGCACCGATCGCCGCTGTCGCGGGTTGGGACGCCGTCGACATCCGGGCCGTCGACACCGCCCGGATGCTGGCCGCGGACGCGGTGCAGAAGGTCGGCAACGGCCATCCCGGTACCGCGATGAGCCTGGCTCCGCTGGCCTACCTGCTGTTCCAGAACGTGCTGCGGCACGATCCGAACGACGACGAGTGGCTCGGCCGGGACCGGTTCGTGCTGTCCTGCGGCCACTCCAGCCTGACCCTCTACGTCCAGCTCTACCTGGCCGGCTACGGCTTGGAACTCAGCGACCTCCAGGCCCTCCGGACGTGGAATTCCGCCACCCCTGGGCACCCGGAGTACCGGCACACCCGCGGGGTGGAGATCACCACCGGCCCGCTCGGCCAGGGTCTGGCCAGCGCGGTCGGCATGGCGCTCGCGGCCCGGCGCGAACGTGGTCTGCTCGATCCGGACACCGCACCGGGCGCGAGCCCGTTCGACCACCACGTGTACGTGGTGGCCTCCGACGGCGACCTCATGGAGGGGGTCACCGCCGAGGCGAGCTCGCTCGCCGGCCACCAGCAGCTCGGCAACCTGGTGCTGTTCTACGACTCCAACCACATCTCGATCGAAAACGACACCGACATCTCGTTCAGCGAGGACGTCGCCGCCCGCTACGCCGCGTACGGCTGGCACGTGCAGACCGTCGACTGGACCGGCACCGGCGAATACGTCGAGGACGTCGACGCGCTGCTCGCCGCGGTGGAGAACGCCAAAGCCGACACCGGCCGCCCGTCGCTGATCCAGCTGCGGACGATCATCGGCTGGCCCGCGCCGACCAAGCAGAACACCGGCAAGGCCCACGGCTCCGCGTTGGGCGCCGACGAGATCGCCGCCACCAAGACCCTGCTCGGCATGGACCCCGACGCCACGTTCGCCATCGACGACGACGTGCTGACCCGGACCCGCTCCGCCGTCGTCCGGGGCGCCCGTCTGCACGAGGAGTGGCTGCCGCGGTACGCGGACTGGCGCGACGCCAACCCCGGCCGCGCTGCTCTGCTCGACCGGCTGCAAAAGCGGCAGCTCCCCGACGGCTGGACCGCGGCGCTGCCCGCGTTCCCGCCGGACCCGAAGGGCATGGCCACCCGCAAGGCGTCCGGCGAGATCCTCACGGCCCTCGCGCCGGTCCTCCCGGAACTCTGGGGCGGTTCCGCCGACCTCGCCGAGAGCAACAACACCACGATGAACGGCGAGCCCTCGTTCGTCCCGGCCGACCGGCAGACCCGGGACTGGAGCGGTGGCCCGTACGGGCGGACCCTGCACTTCGGTATCCGCGAACACGCCATGGGCGCGATCCTCAACGGCATCGCGCTGCAGAGCCTGACCCGCCCCTACGGCGGCACGTTCCTGGTCTTCAGCGACTACATGCGCCCGGCGGTGCGCCTCGCGGCGCTCATGCAACTGCCCGCCACCTACATTTGGACGCACGACTCCATCGGTCTGGGCGAGGACGGCCCCACCCACCAGCCGGTCGAGCACCTGGCCGCACTGCGGGCCGTTCCCGGACTCGACGTCGTCCGGCCCGCCGACGCCAACGAGGCCGTGGCCTGCTGGCGCACCATCCTCGAACACACCGACCGGCCCGCCGGCCTGATCCTCACCCGGCAGAACCTGCCCGTCCTCGACCGTGGCCCCGGCGGCTACGCCCGGGCGTCCGGTGCGGCACGCGGCGGATACGCGCTGACCGGGGACGCCGACCCGGCGGTCCTGCTGATCGCCACCGGTTCCGAGGTACAGATCGCTCTCGACGCCCGCGCACTGCTCGCCGCGGAGGGAATCCCCGCGCGGGTCGTCTCGATGCCGTGCCGGGAGTGGTTCGCCGAGCAGACCGAGGTCTACCGCGACGAAATCCTGCCGCCGAGCGTTCGCGCGCGGGTCAGCGTCGAGGCCGGAATCGGCCAGGGCTGGCGCGACGTCGTCGGCGACGCCGGCCGGATCGTCAGCCTCGAGCACTTCGGCGCCTCTGCCGACTACCAACGGCTCTACCAGGAATTCGGAATCACACCCGAGGCCGTGGCCGATGCCGCCCGCGACAGCATCAGCGACGCGCTGGTCGGCCCGATCCGGCCGGGCGGCAACCAACAGACCGCCGCACCCACCCACGGCGGTACCGGAGATCAGCGCTGATGGAGGTCACTCCACTGGTGTGGGGCCTGACGATCACCGCGATCGTCGGGCTCCTCCTGTTCGACTTCGTCTTCCACGTTCGCAAAGCCCACGTTCCGACGCTCCGCGAGGCCACGCTGTGGTCGGCGCTGTACGTCGGCCTGGCGGTGCTGTTCGGTATCGGCGTCTTCGCGGTCGGCGGCACCCAAGCGGGTTCGGAGTACTTCGCCGGCTACGTCACCGAGAAGGCGCTCTCCGTCGACAACCTGTTCGTGTTCCTGATCATCATGACGAGCTTCCGCGTGCCCCGCGAAGACCAGCAGAAGGTGCTGTTGTTCGGCATCGTGTTCTCACTCGTCGCTCGAACCGGGTTCATTTTCCTCGGCTCGGCGCTGATCAACTCGTTCGCCTGGGTCTTCTACGTGTTCGGACTGGTTCTTCTGCTCACGGCCGGGAAGATGCTCAAACCCGACGACGGAGAGTCCCGCACCGCGGACAACCTCGCGGTCCGGCTCGGCCGCCGGTTCTTCCACACCACCGACCACTTCGACGGGGACAAGCTGTTCACGGTCCAGGACGGCGTCCGGGTGATGACCCCGATGCTGCTGGTGATGGTGGCGATCGGCGGCACCGACGTCCTCTTCGCCCTGGACTCGATCCCGGCCATCTTCGGGCTCACCCAGAGCACGTACATCGTCTTCACCGCCACCGCGTTCTCGCTGCTGGGGCTGCGGCAGCTGTTCTTCCTCATCGACGGTCTGCTGGACCGCCTCATCTATCTCTCGTACGGCCTGGCGGCGATCCTGGGGTTCATCGGGGTGAAGCTGGTCCTGCACGCGCTGCACGAGAACAACGTGCCGATCATCAACGACGGCGAACCCGTTCCCGTGGTGGAGATCGGCACCGGCTTGTCGCTGAGCGTCGTCGTCGGGGTCCTCCTGCTGACGATCGGGGCGTCGCTGCTCAGCCCGGCGGGTAAGGCACGCACCGCGATCGCCGGCGCACGCCGGCACGCGGCGGCGTACCTGGACGCGGAGTACACGACCGACGCGGCCGAGCGGGAGCGGATCTTCCGCCTGCTGCTCGCCGAGCGCGACCACATCGTGGCGCTCGGGCCCGAGTACCGCCGTCAGGTCCGCGACGAAGCCGCCCTGATGGCCCTGCTCCAACGCGCCCGCGACAGTCACGAAGCCGCGGTCGACCGAGGGGAAGCACCACCGGCGGGCCCTTCGAAGCTCCTGCCGCGCCGCTGACCCCATCGATCGCTCCTGATCAGTTACGGAGTCCTCATGACCAGTCCGATGCCTGCCCTCGTCCGCCGCGCGACGCCCTCCGACGCGAGGGACACCGCACCGCACGCGTGCGACGTCTGCGGCCACGACGCCGCGGCCCACGACCCCATCTCGCGCCGCTACTGCGCGGCCACGCTGACAAACGCACTGTCCCGCGATTGCATCTGCACATAGCGGGGCGTCTCCGGCGGACGTCCGCGCTCTGGCGGCGGCTCCGCCGACGTGTCGGCTGGCTGGACCACTTCGCCCGCGCCGCGATCCGCTACGACGAGGCCGACGGTGGACGGCTCGCCGCCGCAGTGACCGGCCGGGTACTCACCGACCTCCTGGTGCTGATCGGCCTGGGGCTCCTGCTCGCGGCTTCGCTCGCGGTGGCGTACGGCACCACGGCCACCGCACGCTGGTTGGTGACCGCCACGGACGTGCGGAGGTCGCTGCGCCGCATCCTGGGACCGGCGCTGCTGGTGGCGACCGGCCTGGAGCTGCTCAAGACCCTCGGTCGGCTCTACGTGGAGCGCACGGAAGCCAACCCCAGCTACCAGCTGGTCGCCGGGTCGGTCGGACTGCTGGTCTTCCTCAACGCCATCAACCAGTTGGTCCCGTTCGCCGCCGCGCTGACGGCGACAAACACCGCCGGCCGTCCCACCGACCTCGCCGCGGCGGCCGGCGACGAGTCGCCGACGGCCTGACGTTTCTCGTCAGCGGGTGGGACCGTCCGGTACGACGCGTTCCTCGTGGTCGAGCTCGCGTTCGAGGACGCGCAGGCTCTCGTCGGGAAGGCGCCCGGCATCGCGCCAGCGCAGCAACTCGTCGCGCTGAGCGTCGATCGCGGCGCGGCGTACCCGGAGCGCCGACTCGTGTCCCCCGGACGCCGGGACGTCGTCGGGGTGGGCGTCTCGGAGCACATCAAGCCGATCCTGGTACCGGATCGCGCGTGCACGCAGACGTGCACGGGTCGACGCGATCGAGGCGAGATCGCAGTCCGGTTCCTCGTTCTTGAGCTCGTCCAGTCTGACCAGCGCCGCGTGAACGGATGCCTCGCGGGCCTCGTTACGCACCCGGGCCTGGTCGGTTCCACCGGCGCGGAGCCCGAGGGCACGAACCACGAGGGCGAAGGTCAGTCCCTGCCCGAGCAAGGTGACGAGGACCGCCACCAACGTGCAGAACACCAGCAGATCGCGGATCGGGAACGGCGCCCCGGTGTCGGTGGA contains:
- a CDS encoding SigB/SigF/SigG family RNA polymerase sigma factor — translated: MSPPGVTGSGRPDPAAVSCLRVTPPVCRVRCGCAEESPMSLDADIARRRAPIEPIDRYDYGTYSSVEPLFLHCAALPHGSAERLLVRERLIVIHLPLARHIARRFDRRGAESDDLLQVASLGLVKALDRFDPARGTEFLWFAVPTVTGEIRRHFRDQGWSVRVPRRLQEMSMAINAATVELSQRNSRFPTSGDLAGYLRVSRQDVVDGMAAGNSYVAASLDRPVGTDPDSVSVGEMIGVEEYGFAVVDNHQSLIPLMAQLPDRERRILGLRFVDDMTQTQIAEEIGVSQMHVSRLLTRTIADLRTGLLERT
- a CDS encoding STAS domain-containing protein, which gives rise to MSLVGEVDTAVAGLLSEAVDWLAADTPPGVLIDLAGVTFAGSALLNFFGRLSHAMPADGELVVWRSSPSADLVLRTGALRRSVPRSVLLST
- a CDS encoding GAF and ANTAR domain-containing protein; protein product: MKSVVERESAIRRLIDAQPPVAGARGTLLRICRAATGVLAASGAGVSVFTPGDVRGVCAASDPRSERLEELQFVLGEGPCIDAFESRRPVLVTDLVAYAEARWPMYTPAVYERGVRAVFAFPLQIGGARLGVLDVFRDQEGALSAEQLTDALTFADVAVAMLLDEHDDSNGGVGQGVIDAVDSRAELFQAQGMVMVQIGGTINEAMVRLRAYAYAENRALSEIARDVVAGRLSFDQDES
- a CDS encoding GAF and ANTAR domain-containing protein, which produces MTTVSAERLASVFVEVADTLVEQFDLLEFLHMLTDRTADLVSAAAVGIVLADKDGRLEFMAGSDENVKLLELFQLQTQEGPCQEAYRLGKPVVNVDLSQATPRWPRFAPQAAALGFRSVHAFPLRLRNHTIGALNVFGGALGGHFDANDVPVVQALADVAAISLLQERAIHRGEVLTEQLQGALNTRIVIEQAKGAIAQIHQISVDEAFIRLRAYARNNSKRLTDVAHAVIADPSSVPGLI
- the tal gene encoding transaldolase, which encodes MPTSLQSLADSGQSPWVDYLSRVFVHDGDLAGLVADGVAGVTSNPTIFQAAIADGDAYDQQMREVLRSEVDPKQVFLALAIQDIRAACDLLRPVYDRGDSSRDGWVSFEVDPHLAHEAQATVDEAVSLHRRIDRPNLFIKVPGTEAGLVAVEETIARGIPVNVTLLFSLERHRAAAQAYLRGLRRLRDTGGDLRSVASVASFFVSRVDAEADRRLEEKGGPAELKGTLGIANAKLAYEAYEEIFTGDEWAGLVAIGASPQRCLWASTSMKNPDRRDVTYVEQLIGPNTVTTMPRPTLEAFVDHGLVAGTLTTDVEGARRTFARFAAAGVDYDDVVAELERQGVAAFVDSFQQLFDGIADKRSALVGT
- the tkt gene encoding transketolase, with translation MTQDLSLDRRAAAPIAAVAGWDAVDIRAVDTARMLAADAVQKVGNGHPGTAMSLAPLAYLLFQNVLRHDPNDDEWLGRDRFVLSCGHSSLTLYVQLYLAGYGLELSDLQALRTWNSATPGHPEYRHTRGVEITTGPLGQGLASAVGMALAARRERGLLDPDTAPGASPFDHHVYVVASDGDLMEGVTAEASSLAGHQQLGNLVLFYDSNHISIENDTDISFSEDVAARYAAYGWHVQTVDWTGTGEYVEDVDALLAAVENAKADTGRPSLIQLRTIIGWPAPTKQNTGKAHGSALGADEIAATKTLLGMDPDATFAIDDDVLTRTRSAVVRGARLHEEWLPRYADWRDANPGRAALLDRLQKRQLPDGWTAALPAFPPDPKGMATRKASGEILTALAPVLPELWGGSADLAESNNTTMNGEPSFVPADRQTRDWSGGPYGRTLHFGIREHAMGAILNGIALQSLTRPYGGTFLVFSDYMRPAVRLAALMQLPATYIWTHDSIGLGEDGPTHQPVEHLAALRAVPGLDVVRPADANEAVACWRTILEHTDRPAGLILTRQNLPVLDRGPGGYARASGAARGGYALTGDADPAVLLIATGSEVQIALDARALLAAEGIPARVVSMPCREWFAEQTEVYRDEILPPSVRARVSVEAGIGQGWRDVVGDAGRIVSLEHFGASADYQRLYQEFGITPEAVADAARDSISDALVGPIRPGGNQQTAAPTHGGTGDQR
- a CDS encoding TerC family protein encodes the protein MEVTPLVWGLTITAIVGLLLFDFVFHVRKAHVPTLREATLWSALYVGLAVLFGIGVFAVGGTQAGSEYFAGYVTEKALSVDNLFVFLIIMTSFRVPREDQQKVLLFGIVFSLVARTGFIFLGSALINSFAWVFYVFGLVLLLTAGKMLKPDDGESRTADNLAVRLGRRFFHTTDHFDGDKLFTVQDGVRVMTPMLLVMVAIGGTDVLFALDSIPAIFGLTQSTYIVFTATAFSLLGLRQLFFLIDGLLDRLIYLSYGLAAILGFIGVKLVLHALHENNVPIINDGEPVPVVEIGTGLSLSVVVGVLLLTIGASLLSPAGKARTAIAGARRHAAAYLDAEYTTDAAERERIFRLLLAERDHIVALGPEYRRQVRDEAALMALLQRARDSHEAAVDRGEAPPAGPSKLLPRR
- a CDS encoding RGCVC family protein, with protein sequence MPALVRRATPSDARDTAPHACDVCGHDAAAHDPISRRYCAATLTNALSRDCICT